The Synergistota bacterium region TCCAAATATCTCGACTATCCTCCCGCGAGGGAACCCACCCACCCCAAGGGCAATATCAAGTGGAAGAATTCCAGAAGATATCACATCCACAGGACCTATACTTTTCTCTCCCAATCTCATTATTGCTCCCTTTCCAAAAGCTCTCTCTATTCTACTAATTGCCTCTTTTAATATCTTTTCTCTGTCAACTTTTGTTTTTTCCCCACACTATTAACCTCCTTCCAGTGCAAAAGTAGCCAAGGGAGTGTACACTGGCCCATCATGGAAAAGCTGACTTCTCATTAGAACCAATTCCTTAACCATGAAGGAACCAAAAACCCTGTCCTCATTCCTTCGAAGCACTTCCCTAAGAGCAGCTTCCATTTTCCCAGATTTTACCCTTCCAAGAGTTATATGAGGAGAAAATGGTTTATTCTCCCTGCGGAAACCCTGCTCTCTCGCGCTTTTCTCGACAAAGTTCCTCAGCGTTTCAAGAGCCTCCAATCCCTCTCCTTCTATCCCCACCCATATAACCCTGGGGCGATCCCAGCTCGGAAAAGCCCCTATTCCCCTGAGAGAAAGGCTAAACGGCTTCAAGTTTAAGTCTGGAATTCCGCTTTGAAGAGAACTTCTTATCCTTTCCACCTTCGTATGAGGTTCCTCCCCCAGAAACTTTAA contains the following coding sequences:
- the thpR gene encoding RNA 2',3'-cyclic phosphodiesterase; the encoded protein is LKFLGEEPHTKVERIRSSLQSGIPDLNLKPFSLSLRGIGAFPSWDRPRVIWVGIEGEGLEALETLRNFVEKSAREQGFRRENKPFSPHITLGRVKSGKMEAALREVLRRNEDRVFGSFMVKELVLMRSQLFHDGPVYTPLATFALEGG